One window of the Archangium primigenium genome contains the following:
- a CDS encoding MBL fold metallo-hydrolase, whose translation MSRIKAWLSRTALGVGAVGVLAVGFAVVDGWEAFGRRATGERRARMERSPQWKDGQFVNPQSIINDAWGSVGMLFERAFESTPTAPVPTAPVDPRRFDTPPATGLRVTWLGHSTNLVEIDGQRVLTDPFWGERTSPLTWVGPKRWYAPLLALEDMPRVDAVVISHDHYDHLDHTTLVAMKDWDTRFVVPLGVGAHLASWGIPEARIVELDWWEHTRVGDLEITLTPARHASGRYLLDNNATLWGGFALRGPTHRAFYSGDTGLFPALRDIGERLGPFDVTLLEVGQYGKPWPDWHMGPEQAVAAHRMLRGRVLVPVHWGLVNLAPHTWTEPIERALVAARTAEVRITQARPGESLEPEAPPAPTRWWPDLPRQTAAENPIVSSQME comes from the coding sequence ATGAGTCGCATCAAAGCCTGGCTGTCGCGGACGGCCCTCGGCGTGGGCGCGGTGGGCGTGCTCGCCGTCGGCTTCGCGGTGGTGGACGGGTGGGAGGCGTTCGGCCGGCGCGCCACCGGCGAGCGCCGCGCCCGCATGGAGCGCTCGCCCCAGTGGAAGGACGGCCAGTTCGTCAATCCCCAGTCCATCATCAATGACGCCTGGGGCAGCGTGGGCATGCTGTTCGAGCGCGCCTTCGAGAGCACGCCCACAGCTCCCGTGCCCACCGCGCCCGTGGATCCCCGGCGCTTCGACACCCCGCCGGCCACGGGGCTGCGCGTCACCTGGCTCGGGCACTCCACCAACCTCGTGGAGATCGACGGCCAGCGCGTGCTCACGGATCCCTTCTGGGGCGAGCGCACCTCGCCGCTCACCTGGGTGGGCCCGAAGCGCTGGTACGCGCCGCTGCTCGCGCTCGAGGACATGCCGCGCGTGGACGCCGTCGTCATCTCGCACGACCACTACGATCACCTGGACCACACGACCCTGGTGGCGATGAAGGACTGGGACACGCGCTTCGTGGTGCCGCTGGGCGTGGGCGCGCACCTGGCCTCCTGGGGCATCCCCGAGGCGCGGATCGTGGAGCTGGACTGGTGGGAGCACACGCGCGTGGGGGACCTGGAGATCACCCTCACGCCCGCGCGCCACGCGTCTGGCCGCTACCTGCTGGACAACAACGCGACGCTCTGGGGCGGCTTCGCGCTGAGGGGGCCCACGCACCGGGCGTTCTACTCGGGGGACACGGGGCTGTTCCCCGCGCTGCGGGACATCGGCGAGCGGCTGGGGCCCTTCGACGTGACGCTGCTGGAGGTGGGGCAGTACGGCAAGCCCTGGCCCGACTGGCACATGGGGCCCGAGCAGGCCGTGGCCGCGCACCGGATGTTGCGCGGGCGGGTGCTGGTGCCCGTGCACTGGGGACTGGTCAACCTGGCCCCGCACACGTGGACCGAGCCCATCGAGCGGGCGCTCGTGGCGGCGCGCACGGCCGAGGTGCGCATCACCCAGGCGCGACCCGGCGAGAGCCTGGAGCCCGAGGCCCCGCCGGCGCCCACGCGCTGGTGGCCGGACCTGCCCCGCCAGACGGCGGCTGAGAACCCCATCGTGTCCTCGCAGATGGAG